In a genomic window of Nyctibius grandis isolate bNycGra1 chromosome 4, bNycGra1.pri, whole genome shotgun sequence:
- the TSG101 gene encoding tumor susceptibility gene 101 protein isoform X2 → MAVSESQLKKMLAKYKYRDLTVQETTSVITQYKDLKPVMDSYVFNDGTSRELMSLSGTIPVPYRGNTYNIPICLWLLDTYPFNPPICFVKPTSSMTIKTGKHVDANGKIYLPYLHEWKYPQSDLLELIQVMIVVFGEEPPVFSRPTASSSYPPYQATGPPTTSYVPGIPGGISTYPAGSTPNPSYPNYPYPGGVPFPATTSVQYYPSQPPVTTVGPSRDGTISEDTIRASLISAVSDKLRWRMKEEMDRAQAELNALKRTEEDLKKGHQKLEEMVTRLDQEVAEVDKNIELLKKKDEELSSALEKMENQSENNDIDEVIIPTAPLYKQILNLYAEENAIEDTIFYLGEALRRGVIDLDVFLKHVRLLSRKQFQLRALMQKARKTAGLSDLY, encoded by the exons tataAATATAGAGACCTAACTGTACAGGAGACGACCAGTGTTATTACTCAGTACAAGGACCTCAAACCTGTCATGGATTCATATG TTTTTAACGACGGCACATCTAGGGAGTTGATGAGCCTCAGTGGAACCATTCCTGTGCCTTACAGAG GTAACACATACAATATCCCAATTTGCTTGTGGCTGCTGGACACCTACCCTTTCAACCCCCCAATTTGTTTTGTTAAACCCACTAGCTCTATGACGATAAAAACTGGGAAGCATGTTGATGCAAATGGAAAGATATACCTTCCTTATCTGCATGAGTGGAAATAT CCCCAGTCAGACTTGCTAGAGCTGATTCAGGTCATGATTGTTGTGTTTGGTGAGGAACCTCCAGTCTTTTCTCGGCCTACTGCTTCATCAAGCTACCCACCATACCAGGCAACAGGCCCACCAACTA cttCCTATGTGCCAGGCATTCCAGGTGGAATATCTACCTATCCAGCAGGAAGTACTCCAAACCCAAG CTACCCAAACTATCCTTATCCCGGTGGTGTTCCATTTCCAGCAACCACTAGTGTTCAGTACTACccttctcagcctcctgtgACTACTGTTG GACCCAGTAGAGATGGCACTATCAGCGAGGATACCATTCGAGCTTCCCTTATTTCAGCAGTCAGTGATAAACTGAGATGGCggatgaaagaagaaatggatCGTGCACAAGCTGAACTCAATGCCTTGAAACGGACAGAAGAGGACCTGAAGAAAGGACACCAGAAACTGGAAGAGATGGTAACTCGCCTGGATCAAGAAGTG GCTGAAGTTGACAAGAACATTGAACTTCTCAAGAAGAAGGATGAGGAGCTCAGTTCTGCCttagagaaaatggaaaatcagTCAGAAAATAATGACATAGATGAAGTTATTATTCCTACAGCACCGCTTTACAAGCAGATCCTGAACTTATACGCAGAGGAAAATGCAATTGAAGACACCATCTTCTACCTTGGGGAAGCATTGAGACGTGGAGTGATAGATCTAGATGTCTTTTTAAAG cacGTACGTCTTCTGTCTCGCAAGCAGTTCCAGCTGAGGGCGTTAATGCAGAAAGCAAGGAAGACTGCTGGACTCAGTGATCTCTACTAA
- the LOC137663068 gene encoding L-lactate dehydrogenase A chain: MSVKDQLIHNVHKDDQSHAHNKISVVGVGAVGMACAISILMKDLTDELALVDVVEDKLRGEMLDLQHGSLFLRTPKIVSGKDYSVTAHSKLVIVTAGARQQEGESRLNLVQRNVNIFKFIIPNVVKYSPDCKLLIVSNPVDILTYVAWKISGFPKHRVIGSGCNLDSARFRHLMGERLGIHPLSCHGWIVGEHGDSSVPVWSGVNVAGVSLKALNPELGTDADKEHWKEVHKQVVDSAYEVIKLKGYTSWAIGLSVADLAETIMKNLRRVHPISTIVKGLHGIKEDVFLSVPCVLGNSGITDVVKMILKPEEEDKLRKSADTLWGIQKELQF, encoded by the exons ATGTCTGTCAAGGATCAGCTCATCCACAATGTCCACAAAGATGACCAGAGTCATGCCCACAATAAGATCAGCGTGGTTGGTGTGGGTGCAGTTGGAATGGCCTGTGCTATCAGCATCCTGATGAAG GACTTGACGGATGAACTTGCCCTTGTTGATGTTGTGGAGGACAAGCTCAGAGGAGAGATGCTTGATCTCCAGCATGGCAGCCTCTTCCTTAGAACACCAAAGATCGTCTCTGGCAAAG ATTACAGTGTGACTGCACACTCCAAGCTGGTCATTGTCACTGCTGGTGCCCGTCAGCAAGAAGGAGAGAGCCGCCTTAACTTGGTGCAGCGCAACGTGAATATCTTCAAATTCATCATTCCCAATGTTGTTAAATATAGTCCTGACTGCAAGCTGCTTATTGTCTCAAACCCAG TGGATATTTTGACCTATGTGGCCTGGAAGATCAGTGGCTTTCCTAAACACCGTGTTATTGGTAGTGGCTGCAATCTGGACTCTGCCCGTTTCCGCCACCTCATGGGAGAAAGACTGGGTATCCATCCTCTGAGCTGCCATGGATGGATTGTTGGAGAGCATGGAGATTCCAGTG TACCTGTCTGGAGTGGAGTGAATGTTGCTGGCGTCTCCCTGAAGGCTCTTAATCCAGAATTGGGAACTGATGCAGACAAGGAACACTGGAAGGAGGTCCATAAGCAGGTGGTGGACAG TGCCTATGAGGTCATCAAACTGAAGGGGTACACATCATGGGCTATTGGCCTTTCTGTGGCAGATCTAGCTGAAACTATTATGAAGAATTTGAGAAGAGTGCACCCGATCTCTACAATTGTTAAG GGCTTGCATGGAATAAAAGAAGATGTCTTCCTAAGTGTTCCTTGTGTACTGGGCAATAGTGGCATCACTGATGTAGTGAAGATGATCCTAAAACCTGAGGAAGAGGATAAATTAAGGAAGAGTGCAGATACACTCTGGGGGATCCAGAAGGAACTACAGTTTTAA
- the TSG101 gene encoding tumor susceptibility gene 101 protein isoform X1, producing MAVSESQLKKMLAKYKYRDLTVQETTSVITQYKDLKPVMDSYVFNDGTSRELMSLSGTIPVPYRGNTYNIPICLWLLDTYPFNPPICFVKPTSSMTIKTGKHVDANGKIYLPYLHEWKYPQSDLLELIQVMIVVFGEEPPVFSRPTASSSYPPYQATGPPTTSYVPGIPGGISTYPAGSTPNPSSYPNYPYPGGVPFPATTSVQYYPSQPPVTTVGPSRDGTISEDTIRASLISAVSDKLRWRMKEEMDRAQAELNALKRTEEDLKKGHQKLEEMVTRLDQEVAEVDKNIELLKKKDEELSSALEKMENQSENNDIDEVIIPTAPLYKQILNLYAEENAIEDTIFYLGEALRRGVIDLDVFLKHVRLLSRKQFQLRALMQKARKTAGLSDLY from the exons tataAATATAGAGACCTAACTGTACAGGAGACGACCAGTGTTATTACTCAGTACAAGGACCTCAAACCTGTCATGGATTCATATG TTTTTAACGACGGCACATCTAGGGAGTTGATGAGCCTCAGTGGAACCATTCCTGTGCCTTACAGAG GTAACACATACAATATCCCAATTTGCTTGTGGCTGCTGGACACCTACCCTTTCAACCCCCCAATTTGTTTTGTTAAACCCACTAGCTCTATGACGATAAAAACTGGGAAGCATGTTGATGCAAATGGAAAGATATACCTTCCTTATCTGCATGAGTGGAAATAT CCCCAGTCAGACTTGCTAGAGCTGATTCAGGTCATGATTGTTGTGTTTGGTGAGGAACCTCCAGTCTTTTCTCGGCCTACTGCTTCATCAAGCTACCCACCATACCAGGCAACAGGCCCACCAACTA cttCCTATGTGCCAGGCATTCCAGGTGGAATATCTACCTATCCAGCAGGAAGTACTCCAAACCCAAG CAGCTACCCAAACTATCCTTATCCCGGTGGTGTTCCATTTCCAGCAACCACTAGTGTTCAGTACTACccttctcagcctcctgtgACTACTGTTG GACCCAGTAGAGATGGCACTATCAGCGAGGATACCATTCGAGCTTCCCTTATTTCAGCAGTCAGTGATAAACTGAGATGGCggatgaaagaagaaatggatCGTGCACAAGCTGAACTCAATGCCTTGAAACGGACAGAAGAGGACCTGAAGAAAGGACACCAGAAACTGGAAGAGATGGTAACTCGCCTGGATCAAGAAGTG GCTGAAGTTGACAAGAACATTGAACTTCTCAAGAAGAAGGATGAGGAGCTCAGTTCTGCCttagagaaaatggaaaatcagTCAGAAAATAATGACATAGATGAAGTTATTATTCCTACAGCACCGCTTTACAAGCAGATCCTGAACTTATACGCAGAGGAAAATGCAATTGAAGACACCATCTTCTACCTTGGGGAAGCATTGAGACGTGGAGTGATAGATCTAGATGTCTTTTTAAAG cacGTACGTCTTCTGTCTCGCAAGCAGTTCCAGCTGAGGGCGTTAATGCAGAAAGCAAGGAAGACTGCTGGACTCAGTGATCTCTACTAA